One genomic segment of Cellulophaga sp. HaHaR_3_176 includes these proteins:
- a CDS encoding TIGR03915 family putative DNA repair protein, with product MKEAKILIYDGSFNGFLTAVFEVFEQKMEIADIQNEVNSQGGLFSDIESIYTQLDKAKRVWNGIQNKSNSSIKKIYFAFLSETKGIELLLYRYIQKLFSKNEIIHLNYSDDIVLRISQLAKSVGREKHRMEAFVRFQLTKDEIYFSNIEPDFDILPLISKHFKNRYADQQWLIYDVKRKYGIYYNLQSVEVVSLNLENPHTNNIHKSNAFTTSEYDYQTLWNDYFKSTNIKSRINMKLHTRHVPKRYWKYLSEKKAI from the coding sequence TGAACAAAAAATGGAAATTGCAGATATTCAAAATGAAGTAAATTCTCAAGGGGGTTTGTTTTCTGACATCGAATCAATTTATACTCAATTAGATAAAGCAAAAAGAGTATGGAATGGCATTCAGAATAAAAGTAATTCATCAATTAAAAAGATATATTTTGCTTTTTTAAGTGAAACAAAAGGTATTGAATTACTTCTCTACCGATACATTCAAAAATTGTTTTCAAAAAATGAAATTATACATCTAAATTATTCAGATGATATTGTTTTGCGTATTAGTCAATTAGCAAAATCTGTTGGTAGAGAAAAACATAGAATGGAAGCTTTTGTACGTTTTCAGTTAACTAAAGATGAAATATATTTTTCAAATATTGAACCTGATTTTGATATATTACCTTTAATTTCTAAGCATTTTAAAAATAGATATGCTGATCAACAATGGTTAATTTATGATGTAAAACGCAAGTATGGCATTTATTACAACTTACAAAGTGTTGAAGTTGTTTCATTAAATTTAGAGAACCCACATACCAACAATATTCACAAAAGCAATGCTTTTACAACTTCAGAATACGATTATCAAACCCTTTGGAATGACTATTTTAAGAGTACAAATATTAAATCTCGTATAAATATGAAGTTGCATACACGACATGTACCAAAGCGCTATTGGAAATATTTAAGTGAAAAAAAAGCAATTTAG